GATCGACGTACTAAATGGAGTTAGGCTGTGCCCCTATAAATGATCAATGTGACGTGTGATCTGCCAGTGACTAACGATGTTCACACAAATCAGAATTGGGTTTATTTACTCTCAAATCAAGTTCAAACTTACTCGATTCTTCCTCACTCTGCTGAATGACAGGGTTCTGTTGACATCAAAGTCCGTCTTATGCCATAATTATGGCAAATTTCTTCAGCTCAAAGTCTCTGTTCAGGAATATCTCCCTTGTATTTTTTGCAACTGTATCACACCGGAACTTACAGTGAATCGTCAACTTTCCAACAGAAAAGTGTTTTCCCTACAAATTATCAACTTAACTCACATGGCACTTAGGCTTAGTCAGTTATGtatacgaaaacaaacaaacaaacaaacaaacaattaaaaacacaaacaataaatgaatgaataaatgaataaatactgacaagtaTCAACAAGAGAGGagttacaaatcattatcaacaacaagAATTGCTATATGTTTTCGCATATGtaaaatggtcacaattgtacatacccacAAGGGATGTGACTGATCCCTACCAAATGCCCCTGTATAGTTGTGACCATTTCATGTATtggaaaacatatagtaattcttgtagttgataatgatttgtaagtactctcttgttgatgttTATCactagttgtttgtttgtttgtttgtttgtttgtgtgtgtgtgtgtgtgtgtgtgtgtgtgcgtgcatgcatgcgtgtgtgtgtgcgtgcatgcttgcttgcttgcttgcttgtttgtttgtttgacggtcggtcggtcggtcgatcggtTGGTTTCGTAAACTTAACTAAGCCTGGGTGCCCTTTGCTATAACCAGTGTTTGCTATGGTCACGCACATAAATTTATACTTATATCTCAGACCATgtatttagtggtctgagcttatATGCACTAATGTGTACAGCCACTTGCGTACTCTCAAATGTATTCCAGTTGCTTTGACATTTCAGAGAGAAATGGCCACCTATTGATAACAGTACAAAGCccgtaatttacatattaatgaacCATCAATACAGACGTTGTTGGGTATGTGACCATTGTCACCTGGTCATGATAAATAATCATGGGCGGTGTTTTAACATTTAGCACGAATCGTCCATTTGTTAGAAGGGGGGTATATTTACAACTATATAAAGATGTAACACCTTGTTTTTACGACATTTGGTAGCTTGAACAGTACCTTATCACTTGGAATGGAACTTATTCCATGAGGatattattaaatatgaataaactaagtacaaattCAACAATATATGAATACTTTTATGTGAGTGGTACAAGTGTTGTTTCCGTCTGTCGTAGgggtttgggttttttttgttctgaAGTTATGTCGTTACAGACATTCTATTTTTGCGGAGATGCAAAAAGCGTCACGTGACCAATTAATTCTACTTTAATAGTATGTGAATAAACACTGCACATAAAGTCATGTAAAATATCGGTAAAGTAAATTGGTCATAAAGTAAGTGACATTTGATCATCCGTTCAGAGTGGAATATACCTATACCCAGACTTCGACCTCGGTCATCGACCTACAGGTAAGCAACAAAACACGACATCGAGGAGAGGGATCTTTCTCGTTTTCAAATTCTCGATAAGATAAGATGTTTTGGGATTTACATGTTACTACGTTGGTCCAGATATTATTAATCTTCGTTTTTCTGCTGTTATGCCAAAAATTATGGTGGAAGGGTGAAACGGTTTACAAACGTCCACCTATGGTACCCTGTTGGCCATTTGTTGGACACACCTTTGAACTGTTTTCAAATGAGGCTTGGGACACAATGAACAAGTTCTCTAAGAAATACGGTCGCATGTATCGCTTGAAGGTCGGATTGCACGAAGTTATCATTCTGAATAGTCTTGACGTCATCAAAGCAACACTACTGAAGAAGGCTGGGTTATTCAATGAGAAAGTAGCAAATAGCCAAATGAGTGTATTGGATTGTAAAGGTAAAGGTAAGTCAATTAAAGGACTCGTGTGTTTTTACCAAAATAACTGAGATATTTTGGATTCAGGATTAAATACGGAAACCAGGGTTGGTGGATGATGTAAAACGTTAGCCTCTTAGTCTGAGTCTTGTCATGTAATAAGCTCGTGGAAAGTGTAAACCTCACCAAAGTATATGACAAAAGTCACATTTCAAGGACGACCCCtgtataaatgtatttacattGGGAAGcgctaatttgaatattgcaaCTGGTCGTTTACGTTTTGACCCGTAAAGATAAAGGTTTTTGCAACTGTTTAGATATAGAATATGCAATAAGTCATCCATTTATACACAAAGccatgtagttttcttaacatTTTAATTCGGTTGTTACTTTGTTTCATTCAGGAATCGCATATACAAAGGGAGAACAATGGAGAATCCAGAGGAATTTTTTCACGAGAATAATGAGAGATGTTGGTTGGGGAAGACGTGACTACGAGGTGAATATCCAGCGGGAAATCGACAGACTAATCGGTCGCGTTGATACTTCTGCAAACACCGGTGTACCGTTCAACATCACTACGTTGCTAAATGATATGGTTACGCGAATACTATGCGTGTTTATTTTTGGTCAGAGAAGTCTCAATGACGGTGATACTGAGCAATTGTGCGAGCTGATGAATGCTTTTAATGACGATACCAATATTGCAGCACTATTGACATTATTACCCCCTCTACAATATCTACCAGTAAAACGTTTCAAAAGCGTCCTTACTGGTGTACTCAAGATACGGGATCTTATTCTTGAACAGGTTGAGAAAAAGATGGCTGATACAAACGTTTCCAAAGAAGAAAGTTATGATCCAGATTTCACCAACTGGAATTCTATGCGCAAGAGTTACGTTGATGCTTTTTTGGCAGAAATGACTAGAGATAAGTCACAAACTGAAAATGCTTCGACGATGACTGAAATCTGCTTCACTAAAGAATCGTTGGTTCTTGCTATAATTGATATGTTCTTTGGAAATGAAACTGTAAATAGTGCCTTATCATGGACATTCCTTGTATTGTCAACCCGTTTAGACATCCAACGCACAATTTGGACAAAACTTGATAACCAACTTGGCAAAGGTCCGTCCTCTAAAACACCGACTTTACAGGATAGACAACAACTTGATTATGTAGAAGCAGTCGTTTTAGAAGCTCTCCGTACGCGTCCTACGTCACCTCTTGGAAAGACGTGGAAATGTCAAGCAGATACCAGTATCGAAGGATACGATATTCCCAAAGGATCAATCGTGATCCCAAATTACTGGTCTGTTCTTGGGGGATCAGATATATGGAATAACCCACATGAATTCCATCCAGAAAGATTCCTCGACGACAATGGAAAACTTGGCAAAATTCCAAAAGAGTTCACCTCGTTCGGAGTCGGTAAGTGTGCACGCATTTTTCAGGTTTCTCTGTTGCAATATTTTGTGTTACTTTctactttaaagtggccatatggatgagatttgggtatttattgtggattttaagattgtaaaacaattttatcttggcttcctaattgaaaaatcaatgtgaaatatcacaccaagtccttgtttgtaactcaatcaatTGTAAAACATCAATAAATgggtaaaatgtttgttattgtacgtacaataataaactgtttacatgggttttttttataaaaaatttactttgttaatgttgtttcacattgatttttcaagtaggaagccatgataaaattgttttataattttaaaaatccaagataaatactcaatcctcaccGCTACGGCCACGTTAACGGAAAATTTCATCCAAACAATAATATGACTTGTAATGATTAATGAGATACTTGACAAATGATTCCTGCCAGTTCTTCAATTCAAATATCCACTATATAGCCTTTATCTAGGTTTTACATTCCATGTAATTTCTCAACTTCATGCTTATGGACACATTTCCCCCCTTGATCCACCCTTAGAGTTCATTTTTGGGAGATCAGAACATCATAACCTCTTAAACCTGCGTATAATATAAGTCAAAGTGATTACAATGCATAGACATAGCTGGATTGACTTCTCCTTTAATTGCCTAACCTTTAGTTTCTCTCACATTTAGGTCCTAGGTCCTGTCCAGGCGAGCAATTGGCAAAGGCAGACATGTTTCTGGTTATCTCTAGGTTATGCCAACGTTATGAATTCAAGATTGCAAGATGTGACCACTCAAGCATTGGTGAAATGAAGGGTTTGTCAGCTTGCCCGAAGTATGAAGTGTTTGTTGTAAGAAGATAAACTTGTCTCAAATTCCATATCGGAGATTAGAATATGTTTCATACCAGCCAACATTATTATTGGATGCCATGTTTAGAAACAATGCACTTTGAAGTAATGGACTTTCTAATGAAATTaatatatgaaaatacattcattaagcctttaatgacttggtttctgtaacgctatgtaattacaccctaaatataggatGCCAGGCTTTAATGACGTGCTTTCTGTAATGCTATGGagttacaccctatatatagggtgtcgGGCTTtcatgacttggtttctgtaacgcTGTGtagtaactatatatatatatggtattaGGCTTAAtaatgacttggtttatgtAACGCTATGTagttacaccctatatatagtatagtatagtatactgtactttactatactatactatatatatagggtatcaggctttggTTTCTTTAACGCTGTGTAGTTACACCATATGGTGTCGGGCTTTAAATAGAGTACAATTTCCAGATGATTGTCGTAGAAACCTGACACAAAGAAATAACCATGGGACATATCGAATCACTAATTTTGATTTCGAACCAAACCTTGTAATTTACTAGTAACAGGTTTCACTTCATTCCTCATTAAAACCTACGAAAGCTGCATAACATTAAACTTAATACTTTTGGCATTTTGTCTTCTTTGTGATGGTCAGTCAACGTCTGTTGAAGCATCCACACATTACAAGCTGCCAATATTTCGTTCACACTCAGAAAACATATCGTTACAACAATGTTGTAACACGGATATCACATTATCAGGAAGTGGACGATTTGTTTTCCCATTTGGTTTGTTTATCAGTATCTGATCTATTCTTGGTATTATTAAAGGAACATGGGccagatgattttttttattacgtaCGTTGTCTTCAGGTGTCCCCATTTACCACATTCAGACACTTGATTCAAGTATGCCATTTTCACCTTGCTGCAAGCAGAGAACTTGATAAACGTCGGTGGCAAAGGAATGGCATGACGGGTCTTACAACCACGTTGACTTGTACCAACAAAACAAGATGTCCAGTCTGTATTACAGCGGATATCAAAATACCGTTCAGTGATTCTGTTTAATATAAGCACgcagaaatcaataacaaactgcacatgctatacttcaatagcaagatcgcacTGTATTGCTACATTCAGTCTGAATgcaataccagatgtaaactgaatgtcttccgcaagggcaaagttttgagtttgtcgttcctacagacaattgttggaatacaacagaacatatgtaataagttattttttctcattgattgctatttgctcattgctgtaagtgatctcctggccaaccacaacatgtactgtgacatttgttgagaatgtaaaaaaataagcgcatggtcgtaccactttagacatttCCTggcgagaaactattttttcctttttagtggcctacaaaaatatgccatttatttattaaaactaaaggCTACATCTGCAATAATATTTttaggacaagtgcgctttggtatcgcaaatgcatgcatcaaattatattgaatttgaagtgtgcattcttgagatatagcctaattaccgaaaaccattaattatgtaactttctcgttaatattcttgtgatgtttaccgaaacctaatcagttcttgtcactaccctacggaacacatgcaataaatttcgtttgaattgagccagtcgtgttttagaaaatggtgataaagtcgaaccactttagacgacatttcctgacgagaaagtattttttttctttttgtggccaatcgaaaatatgccaataacttattaaaactaaaagctacattaataatatgttcaggacaggtgcgctttggtatcgcaaatgtgtgtaccaagttataatgaatttgaagcgtgcattcttgagatatggcctaattaccgaaaatcattaattacgtaaattactcattaatattcacgggatttttgccaaaacctaatcaagtcttgccattaccctacagaataccccttcaaaatttcgtttgaattgagcaatgGAGTATGGAGTTATGGAgtaaacgatgacacagacagacagacagacagacagacagacagacagacagacagacagacagacagacagacagacagacagacagacagacagacagacagacagacagacagacagacagacagacagacagacacagacttccacccataaatatatcttttccttacggaagaaaaaccATTTGAGCCAACATGATGCAGACATGCAGGCGATAATGGTTTGACATCTGCATTTCATGTCTGCATGGTCGCACACATCAATTAGACataatgttgcaagaaactgtattcgtTCAATCTTGCTATCCCTAGTGTAGCATGTATGGTCTCATTAGTTTCTGCGGTAATttattgtatcaaacagagtcgttgaacggtattttgaaatcgGCTGTACATATTGCAAATGAAACTATCTCTGCCGATATTCATTTAATTCCCCGGTGATGGAATTAAAACACCACACTCCAGTATTCTTGCAAACAGATCAATTCAAAACAATCCAGTTATACTTGCAGAcgtcaaaatgaaatgttatgaaCTATTGAATTATAAGGAATAAttcaataatattttgaaagtttttggTGTCAATTTTGTACTAAAATAAGGAAAATAATCACGCCTACGAAGCATGGTtgcaaaattaaatatttagtTTTCACTGTTTTATTATGAATACATATTACGTTTCTACGGTgacagtgtatgtatatattaatactGGAAATGAAAACGTCAAACACTAGTTGGCTATATTGTTGGTTTGTCATTCTTCTTTGTACCATCATTTGTATATACTAATATTGCAGTTTGCCAACATTCAGAAAAGGAAATACTATAGTGCAAATTGAATATGTGAACAGCATGGATTTAAATCACTTTACATATTTTTGATCGACTAAGTCATACATGGAAGGTCTTCTAATTGCAATTTTTGTTTAATACATGGAATGGCAAAGTCCTGTCTCCATTTGCCAAAGTACTTTGCTTCCATAGAATGCAAGCTTTATAAGAATGCGCAAAATGATGTTCTTTATCAAAAAACTATAACGTTTTATATTTGGAATATGCAGTCGAGTTTGACGGTGACGGTGAACTTCAAACTTCAaaaattatttgtttgatttttcttTATCTTTCTACACTCAATGAATCGTTCTGAAGTTTTTATG
This Glandiceps talaboti chromosome 13, keGlaTala1.1, whole genome shotgun sequence DNA region includes the following protein-coding sequences:
- the LOC144444942 gene encoding cytochrome P450 2U1-like codes for the protein MNKFSKKYGRMYRLKVGLHEVIILNSLDVIKATLLKKAGLFNEKVANSQMSVLDCKGKGIAYTKGEQWRIQRNFFTRIMRDVGWGRRDYEVNIQREIDRLIGRVDTSANTGVPFNITTLLNDMVTRILCVFIFGQRSLNDGDTEQLCELMNAFNDDTNIAALLTLLPPLQYLPVKRFKSVLTGVLKIRDLILEQVEKKMADTNVSKEESYDPDFTNWNSMRKSYVDAFLAEMTRDKSQTENASTMTEICFTKESLVLAIIDMFFGNETVNSALSWTFLVLSTRLDIQRTIWTKLDNQLGKGPSSKTPTLQDRQQLDYVEAVVLEALRTRPTSPLGKTWKCQADTSIEGYDIPKGSIVIPNYWSVLGGSDIWNNPHEFHPERFLDDNGKLGKIPKEFTSFGVGPRSCPGEQLAKADMFLVISRLCQRYEFKIARCDHSSIGEMKGLSACPKYEVFVVRR